A region from the Arvicola amphibius chromosome 12, mArvAmp1.2, whole genome shotgun sequence genome encodes:
- the Ptpn5 gene encoding LOW QUALITY PROTEIN: tyrosine-protein phosphatase non-receptor type 5 (The sequence of the model RefSeq protein was modified relative to this genomic sequence to represent the inferred CDS: substituted 1 base at 1 genomic stop codon), with protein sequence MKFEGARSEXENQAADDSTGGALDMCCGERLSGLPQPVEMEAPDEAEGLPSKQKEMPPPPPPSPPSEPAQKLPPQDSGSHSLTVRSSLCLFAASQFLLACGVLWLSGHGHSWLQNTTDLISSLTLLNHLEPAAWLGSGTWGIPSLLLVSLTVGLVVITTLVWHLLKVPPEPPAPLPPEDRRQSVSRQPSFTYSEWMEEKVEDDFLDLDAVPETPVFDCVMDIKPETDPTSLTVKSMGLQERRGSNVSLTLDMCTPGCNEEGFGYLVSPREESAHEYLLSASRILRAEELHEKALDPFLLQAEFFEIPMNFVDPKEYDIPGLVRKNRYRTILPNPHSRVCLTSPDPNDPLSSYINANYIRGYSGKEKVYIATQGPIVSTVADFWRMVWQEHTPIIVMITNIEEMNEKCTEYWPEEQVVHDGVEITVQKVIHTEDYRLRLISLRRGTEERGLKHYWFTSWPDQKTPDRAPPLLHLVREVEEAAQQEGPHCSPIIVHCSAGIGRTGCFIATSICCQQLRREGVVDILKTTCQLRQDRGGMIQTCEQYQFVHHVMSLYEKQLSHQSSE encoded by the exons GAGTGAGTGAGAGAACCAGGCTGCTGATGACTCCACGGGAGGGGCCCTGGACATGTGCTGTGGTGAGAGGCTGTCGG GTCTCCCCCAGCCGGTAGAGATGGAAGCACCGGACGAGGCTGAAGGGCTCCCCAGCAAGCAGAAGGAGATGCCACCACCCCCGCCACCCTCACCGCCCTCTGAGCCAGCTCAGAAGCTGCCACCTCAAGACTCCGGGAGCCACTCCCTCACTGTCAGAAGCAGCCTGTGCCTGTTCGCTGCCTCTCAGTTCCTG CTCGCCTGTGGGGTGCTCTGGCTCAGTGGCCATGGCCACTCCTGGCTGCAGAATACCACAGACCTCATCTCCTCGCTCACCCTGTTGAACCATCTGGAACCTGCG GCCTGGCTGGGTTCTGGGACCTGGGGGATCCCAAGTCTGCTGCTAGTCTCTCTAACTGTGGGCCTGGTCGTCATCACCACCCTG GTGTGGCACCTCCTCAAGGTACCCCCAGAGCCACCTGCCCCACTCCCCCCAGAGGACAGGCGCCAATCCGTGAGCCGCCAGCCCTCCTTCACCTATTCGGAGTGGATGGAGGAGAAGGTAGAGGATGACTTCCTGGACCTGGACGCGGTACCCGAGACCCCTGTGTTTGACTGTGTGATGGACATCAAGCCTGAGACTGATCCCACCTCGTTGACTGTCAAGTCCATGGGTCTgcaggagag GAGGGGCTCCAATGTCTCCCTGACCCTGGACATGTGTACCCCTGGCTGCAATGAGGAGGGCTTTGGCTACCTGGTGTCCCCCCGGGAGGAGTCAGCCCATGAGTACCTGCTCAGTGCCTCCCGCATCCTCCGGGCAGAGGAGCTGCACGAAAAGGCCCTGGATCCATTCTTGCTGCAGGCAGAGTTCTTT GAAATCCCCATGAACTTCGTGGATCCAAAAGAGTATGACATCCCAGGACTGGTGCGGAAGAATCGGTACAGAACCATCCTCCCCA ATCCTCACAGCAGGGTGTGTCTGACTTCACCAGACCCTAATGATCCTCTGAGTTCCTACATCAATGCCAACTACATCCGG GGCTACAGTGGGAAGGAGAAGGTGTACATCGCCACACAGGGACCCATCGTCAGCACTGTGGCCGACTTCTGGCGCATGGTGTGGCAGGAGCACACACCCATCATTGTCATGATCACCAACATCGAGGAGATGAACGAG AAGTGCACGGAGTACTGGCCAGAAGAGCAGGTCGTCCATGATGGCGTGGAGATCACTGTGCAGAAAGTCATCCACACTGAGGACTATCGGCTGCGACTCATCTCCCTCAGG AGAGGGACTGAAGAGCGAGGCTTGAAGCATTACTGGTTCACATCCTGGCCGGACCAGAAGACTCCGGACCGAGCACCTCCCCTCCTGCACCTGGTACGGGAGGTGGAAGAGGCAGCCCAACAAGAGGGACCCCATTGTTCCCCAATCATCGTTCACTGCAG TGCAGGGATTGGGAGGACTGGCTGCTTCATCGCCACCAGCATCTGCTGCCAGCAGCTGCGACGTGAGGGCGTCGTGGACATCCTAAAGACCACATGCCAGCTCCGTCAGGACAG GGGTGGCATGATCCAGACATGTGAACAGTACCAGTTTGTGCACCACGTCATGAGCCTCTATGAGAAGCAACTGTCCCACCAGTCCTCAGAGTGA